A stretch of the Vigna radiata var. radiata cultivar VC1973A chromosome 7, Vradiata_ver6, whole genome shotgun sequence genome encodes the following:
- the LOC106767631 gene encoding ranBP2-type zinc finger protein At1g67325-like isoform X1 gives MSWSGGDWMCGVCQHINFKKREACQSCGYPKYGEPDPSTYRYNRTEALAGDWFCNCGGHNYASRSRCYKCGAVKDHYFSVYGTNSGEYGSDTLPPGWKTGDWLCPRIGCGGHNYASREECFKCQMPRDFGEGL, from the exons ATGAGCTGGTCTGGAGGAGATTGGATGTGTGGTGTTTGCCAgcatataaatttcaaaaagagGGAAGCATGCCAGAGCTGTGGATACCCCAAGTATGGGGAACCTGACCCTTCAACCTACAGATACAACAGGACCGAAGCTTTGGCAGGGGACTGGTTCTGCAACTGTGGAGGTCACAACTATGCCAGTAGATCAAGGTGCTATAAATGTGGTGCAGTAAAAGATCATTACTTTTCAGTATATGGCACCAACTCTGGAGAATATGGATCTGACACTCTCCCCCCAGGATGGAAGACTGGAGACTGGCTTTGCCCAAG AATAGGGTGTGGAGGGCATAATTATGCTAGCAGAGAAGAATGCTTTAAATGCCAAATGCCTAGGGATTTTGGTGAGGGACTCTAA
- the LOC106767631 gene encoding ranBP2-type zinc finger protein At1g67325-like isoform X2 — protein sequence MSWSGGDWMCGVCQHINFKKREACQSCGYPKYGEPDPSTYRYNRTEALAGDWFCNCGGHNYASRSRCYKCGAVKDHYFSVYGTNSGEYGSDTLPPGWKTGDWLCPRVWRA from the exons ATGAGCTGGTCTGGAGGAGATTGGATGTGTGGTGTTTGCCAgcatataaatttcaaaaagagGGAAGCATGCCAGAGCTGTGGATACCCCAAGTATGGGGAACCTGACCCTTCAACCTACAGATACAACAGGACCGAAGCTTTGGCAGGGGACTGGTTCTGCAACTGTGGAGGTCACAACTATGCCAGTAGATCAAGGTGCTATAAATGTGGTGCAGTAAAAGATCATTACTTTTCAGTATATGGCACCAACTCTGGAGAATATGGATCTGACACTCTCCCCCCAGGATGGAAGACTGGAGACTGGCTTTGCCCAAG GGTGTGGAGGGCATAA
- the LOC106765837 gene encoding pentatricopeptide repeat-containing protein At1g08070, chloroplastic → MAWSCVSVSCSILHFLPAASDPPYRILQNHPHLTLLSNCPNIATLKQIHSLIIRTGLHNTLFAQSKLIEFCALSPSQDLSYALSLFHSIQHPNIFICNTLIRAHSLTPSPTSSLDLYNHMLHSGLHPNSHTFPFLFKSCAKARATHLGKQLHAHVFKLALHCHPHVHTSLIHMYSQLGELQHARLVFDKSAFRDAVSFTALITGYVSEGHVDDARRLFDEIPAKDVVSWNAMIAGYVQGGRFEEALACFSSMQEADVSPNKSTMVSVLSACGHLGSLELGKWIGSWVRDQGLGSNIQLVNALVDMYCKCGEIDMARELFDELREKDLILWNTMIGGYSYLSLYAEALALFDLMLREKVTPNDVTFLGVLPACACLGALDLGKWVHAYVDKILKGTNNVSLWTSIIDMYAKCGCVEVAEQVFRSNGSRTLASWNAMISGFAMNGHAERALAHFEEMIKEGFQPDDITFVGVLSACTQAGLVDLGHRYFTSMNQDYGISPKLQHYGCMIDLLARSGKFEEAKVMMGNMEMEPDGAIWGSLLNACRIYGQVEFGEYVAEQLFQLEPENSGAYVLLSNIYAGAGRWDDVARIRTRLNDKGMKKVPGCTSIEIDGVVHEFLVGDKLHSQSEYIYRMLDEIDKLLEESGFVPDTSEVLYDMDEEWKEGALSQHSEKLAIAFGLISTKPGTTIRIVKNLRVCRNCHSATKLISKIFNREIIARDRNRFHHFKDGFCSCNDCW, encoded by the coding sequence ATGGCGTGGTCGTGTGTGTCAGTGTCTTgttccattcttcactttctcccCGCCGCCTCCGATCCTCCCTACAGAATTCTCCAAAACCACCCTCATCTCACTCTCCTCTCCAATTGTCCCAACATCGCTACCCTCAAACAAATCCATTCCCTCATCATCAGAACGGGTCTCCACAATACCCTCTTCGCTCAGAGCAAGCTCATTGAGTTCTGCGCCCTTTCCCCTTCCCAGGACCTCTCCTACGCCCTCtctctcttccattccattcaACACCCCAACATCTTCATCTGCAACACCCTCATCCGCGCTCACTCCCTCACCCCCTCTCCCACCTCCTCGTTAGACCTCTACAACCACATGTTACACTCTGGTCTTCATCCCAATTCCCACACCTTCCCCTTTCTCTTTAAGTCCTGCGCCAAAGCCAGAGCCACCCACCTGGGGAAACAGCTCCACGCTCACGTGTTCAAGCTCGCCCTCCACTGTCATCCCCACGTCCATACTTCCCTCATTCACATGTACTCCCAATTGGGTGAATTGCAGCATGCGCGATTGGTGTTTGATAAAAGTGCTTTCAGAGATGCTGTGTCATTCACCGCTCTTATTACTGGGTATGTCTCAGAGGGCCACGTGGACGATGCCCGACGCCTTTTTGATGAAATTCCCGCCAAAGATGTGGTTTCGTGGAATGCCATGATTGCTGGGTATGTTCAAGGTGGTCGCTTTGAAGAAGCCTTGGCTTGCTTTAGCAGCATGCAGGAGGCTGACGTGTCACCGAATAAGAGTACAATGGTGAGTGTTCTTTCTGCTTGTGGGCATTTGGGATCGCTAGAGTTGGGAAAATGGATCGGTTCTTGGGTTAGAGATCAGGGGCTTGGTTCGAATATTCAGCTTGTTAACGCGCTTGTTGATATGTATTGTAAGTGTGGTGAAATTGATATGGCTCGTGAGCTGTTTGACGAGTTAAGGGAAAAAGATTTGATTTTGTGGAATACTATGATTGGTGGTTATTCCTACTTGAGTTTGTACGCAGAGGCCTTGGCTTTGTTTGATCTCATGCTCAGAGAAAAAGTGACGCCTAATGATGTAACGTTCTTGGGCGTTCTTCCGGCTTGTGCTTGCCTAGGTGCTCTTGACCTTGGTAAGTGGGTTCATGCATATGTTGATAAAATCTTGAAAGGAACGAATAATGTTTCTCTTTGGACTAGTATCATTGACATGTATGCAAAGTGTGGTTGCGTTGAGGTGGCGGAACAAGTGTTTAGAAGCAATGGGTCTAGAACTTTGGCTTCTTGGAATGCCATGATATCAGGGTTCGCTATGAATGGACATGCAGAGAGGGCTCTTGCACATTTCGAAGAAATGATCAAAGAGGGGTTCCAGCCCGATGATATCACGTTTGTTGGAGTATTGTCTGCTTGTACACAAGCTGGTTTGGTAGATCTTGGACACCGATATTTTACTTCAATGAATCAAGATTACGGGATCTCACCAAAATTGCAACACTATGGTTGCATGATAGATCTCCTAGCTAGAAGTGGGAAGTTCGAAGAAGCTAAAGTTATGATGGGAAATATGGAGATGGAACCGGATGGAGCTATTTGGGGTTCCCTGCTAAATGCTTGTAGGATTTATGGACAGGTTGAATTCGGTGAATATGTTGCAGAACAACTCTTTCAATTAGAGCCAGAAAATTCCGGGGCATACGTGCTTTTGTCAAACATATATGCAGGAGCTGGCAGGTGGGACGATGTTGCAAGGATAAGAACCAGGTTAAACGACAAAGGAATGAAGAAAGTTCCCGGATGCACCTCCATAGAGATTGATGGTGTTGTGCATGAGTTCCTCGTTGGTGATAAGCTGCACTCGCAGAGtgaatatatttatagaatGTTGGACGAGATAGATAAGCTTTTGGAGGAGTCTGGGTTTGTGCCTGATACTTCTGAGGTACTCTATGATATGGATGAGGAATGGAAGGAAGGGGCTTTGAGTCAACACAGTGAGAAGTTGGCTATTGCCTTCGGCTTGATAAGCACAAAACCTGGGACTACAATTAGGATCGTCAAGAATCTTCGTGTTTGTAGAAATTGCCATTCGGCTACCAAGCTAATATCCAAGATCTTCAATAGGGAAATAATTGCGAGAGATAGAAACCGTTTTCACCATTTCAAAGACGGGTTTTGCTCATGCAATGACTGCTGGTGA
- the LOC106767588 gene encoding probable inactive leucine-rich repeat receptor kinase XIAO, producing the protein MATLILLLQLLILLIPSSLPQNLHPSDLTALLSIKATLTDLSPTNPFFSTWNLTAPDPCSSFAGLTCTLHRVTALSLGGTSFPLAGTLPSSLSLLTDLTQLLLSPGLVTGPIPLQLAQLTNLRVLSLPSNRLTGPIPTALSTLRRLHTLDLSCNQLSGSVPPTLTDLPQLKILILASNSLSGTLPKTVNSPLLHLDLKDNKITGPLPLSLPSSLRYLSLSQNLMWGPLPNGLQLLSELAFLDLSMNRFSGPMPAQLFSLPALSNIFLQRNNLSGGLGSGPRTGPVPGSIVDLSHNSLSGELSSVLEGVESLFLNNNRFAGEVPEAYVKSVWRGSTRLLYLQHNYLTGIPLREGVVLPDAASLCVSYNCMVPPPAVVMTCPASAGGVVTRPAAQCSVFSHYGG; encoded by the coding sequence ATGGCCACTCTTATTCTCCTCCTTCAGCTTCTGATTCTTCTTATTCCCTCATCTCTCCCACAAAACCTGCACCCAAGCGACCTCACAGCCCTCCTCTCCATCAAGGCCACTCTTACCGACCTCTCTCCCACCAATCCTTTTTTCTCCACCTGGAACCTCACCGCCCCCGATCCTTGCTCTTCCTTCGCCGGCCTCACCTGCACCCTCCACCGCGTCACCGCCCTCTCCCTCGGCGGAACCTCCTTCCCCCTCGCCGGCACCCTCCCATCCTCCCTCTCCCTCCTCACCGACTTGACTCAGCTCCTCCTCTCTCCCGGTCTCGTCACCGGCCCCATCCCCCTACAGCTCGCCCAACTCACCAACCTCCGCGTCCTTTCTCTCCCCTCCAACCGCCTCACCGGCCCCATCCCCACCGCACTCTCCACCCTCCGCCGCCTCCACACCCTCGACCTCAGCTGCAACCAACTCTCCGGCTCAGTCCCCCCGACTCTCACTGACTTGCCCCAACTCAAAATCCTCATCCTCGCCTCCAACTCTCTCTCCGGCACGTTACCCAAAACCGTTAACTCCCCGTTACTCCACCTCGACCTAAAAGACAACAAAATCACGGGACCGTTACCGTTGTCTCTTCCGTCATCTCTGCGTTATCTGTCGCTCTCGCAGAACCTCATGTGGGGCCCTCTCCCCAACGGCCTTCAATTGCTTTCCGAACTGGCTTTCCTCGACCTCAGTATGAACCGTTTCTCCGGGCCCATGCCGGCCCAGTTGTTCTCCCTCCCCGCTCTCTCGAATATTTTCTTACAACGGAATAATCTCTCTGGTGGGCTTGGGTCCGGGCCCAGAACCGGACCTGTACCCGGATCCATAGTCGATCTGAGTCATAATTCTCTTAGTGGAGAGCTTTCGAGTGTGCTGGAGGGAGTGGAGAGTTTGTTTTTGAACAATAACCGTTTTGCGGGGGAGGTTCCGGAGGCGTACGTGAAGAGCGTGTGGCGCGGCAGCACCAGATTGCTGTACCTACAGCATAACTACCTTACGGGGATTCCGCTGCGGGAGGGAGTGGTGCTGCCCGATGCGGCGTCGTTGTGCGTGTCCTACAACTGCATGGTGCCGCCCCCCGCGGTCGTCATGACGTGTCCGGCGAGCGCCGGCGGGGTGGTGACGAGGCCGGCGGCGCAGTGTTCGGTGTTTAGCCATTACGGAGGTTGA
- the LOC106767688 gene encoding early nodulin-93: MAKRNVAANSSFERTSLASLDQKLALAKRCSHEGVMAGVKAAVVATIATAIPTLASVKMLPWAKANLNHSAQALIISTVAGAAYFIVADKTVLATARKNSFNPPSNP; the protein is encoded by the exons ATGGCCAAGAGAAATGTTGCTGctaattcttcttttgaaagGACAAGCTTGGCTTCCCTGGATCAAAAGTTGGCCTTGGCCAAGCGCTGTTCTCACG AGGGTGTTATGGCAGGAGTCAAGGCAGCTGTTGTTGCTACTATTGCCACTGCCATCCCAACT CTGGCTAGTGTGAAGATGCTACCTTGGGCAAAAGCAAATCTCAATCACAGTGCTCAAGCTCTCATAATTTCCACAG TGGCAGGAGCAGCATACTTCATCGTAGCAGACAAGACCGTTTTGGCAACTGCGAGAAAGAACTCCTTCAACCCACCCTCCAACCCATAA